The DNA window GGACCAGGAGCCGAGGGAGCGCAGCAGCGCCACCCGGTCGGAGCGGGTACGGCCGAAGAGCTCGTGCACGTCCAGACCGATGCCGTCGGTCGCATCGCCGCGACGGGTCCAGGAGACGTAGCCGTGCGCCGTCCCGGAGGCGTCCTCGAGCAGCACGGCGGCCCAGGGGAGGGCGGGCAGGCCCTCCGGGAACAGCGGCGGCTCCCGGCGCAGCATCGCGTTGTCCCCGGCGATCAGCTCGTGGTGGAGCTCGCGCAGCCGCGGCATCGTCGCCTCGGTGACGGGAACGAGGCGACGGTCCGGCACCGCGGCGATCCGCTGGAGGTCCACCAGCGGCACGATCAGGGACTGCGGCCGGGCGACCACCTGGTAGCCGTAGCGGCGGTAGATCGAGGGATTCGAGGCGTAGAGCATCGACAGCGGCAGCGACTCGGCGAGGCAGCGGGCGAGCACGCCGGTGACCAGCGCCCCGAACAGCCCGTCGCCGCGATGCGCCGGGTGCACGGAGAGGCCGCCGATGCCGCCGCACCCGGCCACGCCGCCGCCGAGGGCGATCCGGTCATACCGGATCTCGGCCCCGGCCGCGATCACGCCGGCCTGACCGCCCGGGATCGAGGAGGAGTCGATGCCCACCAGGGTGCGACCGGGGGAGATGCTCTGCGGTGCGTCGGCGGCGGAGGGGTCGACGGACCCGCCGAAGGCGCCGGCGGACAGCATCCGATAGGCGATGAGGTCCTCGGCGGTGAGCTCGCGAACAGGCATGCCCGAGAGTCTAGGGCGCGGGCTGTTGCATACTGACCACGCCCGTCCAGCCCCGAGGAGTTGTCGTGAGCCCACGCCGTGACCGTCCGTCGACGGATGCCCCGCGCGACGGTGCCCGCAAGCCCTACACGCGTCCCAGCAGCGCGCACCGCAGCGCGCGGGAGAAGCTCTCGAAGCGGCTCTCCGCGGGGGATCCGCGCAGCGAGCAGGATCCGCAGCGCCGGATCCCGGTGGGGCTGTCCACCTCCTCGGTCTTCCCGGCGGGGGTCGAGGAGGGCTTCCGCCTCGCGAGCGAGATCGGGTTCGACGGGATGGAGGTGATGGTCTCCTATCCCCAGGACAGCCGGGACCCCGCGATCCTGCGCGAGTACTCCGAGCGCTACGAGCTGCCGATCCTCTCGCTCCACGCGCCCACGCTGTTCTTCCTGCAGGGGCTGTGGGGTCGGGACGCCTGGGTGAAGATCGAGCGGACCATCGAGATCGCCAAGGAGCTCGAGGTCCCCACGATCGTGGCCCATCCGCCGTTCCGCTGGCAGGGGAGGTACGCGACCGGCTTCGTCGAGGGCGTGGCGGCGCTCGAGGAGGAGCACGGCATCGCGATCGCCGTGGAGAACATGTACCCGTGGCGGCTGGGCGTGCGGGAGCTGCTGAACTACCTGCCCGACCACGATCCGACCGACGAGGACTACGCCCACGTCACCGTCGACCTCTCCCATGCCGCGACCGCGGGCGACGACGCGCTGGAGATGATCGAACGGCTCGGCGACCGGCTGACCCACCTGCATCTGGCCGACGGCTCCGGGAGGACCACCAAGGACGAGCACCTGCCGCCCGGCGAGGGGAACCAGCCCTGCGCCGAGGTGCTGCGGCGGCTCGCCAACCGCGGCTGGGAGGGCTCGGTCCTGCTCGAGGTCACCACCAGCGGCAACGCCGAGATCCGGGAGCGTACCCTCCGCCAGAGCCTCGACTTCGCCCGCCACCACCTGGGCCACCATCTCGAGAACGACGCAGACGGGGGAGCAGACGGGGGAGACGGGGGAGACGTGGGATCCACCACCCCGTGAGGGACTCCCCAGGCGCGGGTGGGACAATGACGACCGCATGCGCAGGGTCCCCGCGGCCCTCATGCGACGACGACATCCACACGGAACGACGAGGTAGCGCACGCTGATGGGGAACGGGAACACAGGGATCGTCCACAGGAACACCAGCCTGCTCGCGGTCGAGATGAGCCTCCCGCAGGTCACGGTGACCTCCGATGAGATCGACGAGATGCTCTCCCCGGCGCGCAAGCGCCTGCGGCTGCCCAAGGGCGTGCTCCAGCGCGTCGCCGGGGTCTACGAGCGCCGCTGGTGGCGCGACCGCGACAACGGCTGGAAGCAGGGCGTGGTGCTCGCCGCCGAGCGCGCCATGGCCAAGGCCGGCATCATGCGCGACCAGGTGGGCCTGCTGATCAACGCCTCGGTGTCCCGCCAGCACCTCGAGCCGGCGGTGTCCACGGGCATCCACCACTCCCTGGGCATGCCGCCCAGCTGCATGAACTTCGACATCACCAACGCCTGCCTCGGCTTCGTCAACGCGATGACGATGGCGGCGAGCATGATCGACTCCGGGCAGATCAAGTACGCCCTGGTCGTCGGCGCGGAGGACGTCGAGGAGGTCCAGCGCGGCACCATCGACCGCCTGAACTCCAAGACCTCGACCCGCGCGGACTTCAACAACCAGTTCGCCTCCCTGACCCTCGGCTCCGGCGCCGCGGCCGCCGTGCTCGGCCCGGCCGACGTGCACCCCGAGGGCCACCGCCTGAAGCACACCCAGGCCCGTGCGGGCACGGAGCATCACGAGCTGTGCGTCGCGGACATGCAGGACATGCGCACCGACTCCGCGGGGCTGCTCGAGAACGGCATCCAGCTCATCCTCGACACCTGGAAGGGGGCCAACGAGGCCGGATTCGACTTCAAGAACCTCGACGTGGTCATCCCGCACCAGGTCTCCTCGGTGTACATCCGCAACTTCTCGAAGATCACCGGCGTGGGGATGGACCGTATCCCGGTCACCCTCGCGGACTGGGGCAACGTCGCCGCGGAGGCGGTGCCGATGACCCTCGCGCACGCCCAGAACGACATCTCCCGCGGGCAGCGCGTGCTGCTCATGGGAGTCGGCTCCGGACTGAACACGGCGATGATGGAGGTCGAGTGGTGAGCACCACCCGCAGCACCGGGCGCCGTCGGGCGTCCACCCCCGACGCGATCGAGATCCCGGAGCAGCCCGGCGTGGACCCGCGGCTGCACCGCAGCCTCGAGGTGCGCGACCACACGGGCGAGCCCCGCCGCTGGCACCTGCTGGACTCCGGTCCGCTGCTGGCCGAGCGCGGCATCACGCCGCGCGGCACCCTGCTGGCCGTGCACGGCAACCCGACCTACTCCTTCCTGTTCCGCTCCCTGGTGCGCGAGGACATCCCCTGGCGGCTGATCGCGGTCGACCAGCTCGAGATGGGCTACTCCGAGCGCACCGGGCTCAAGCGCCGCTACCAGGACCGCATCACCGACCTCTCGCTGCTCACGGACGCGCTGTCCCTGCGCGGCCCGGTGGTCACCGTCGGCCACGACTGGGGCGGCCTGATCTCCGCCGGCTGGGCGCTGGACAACCGCCACGACCTGGCCGGGATGATCCTGACCAACACCGGCGTGCACCAGAAGCTCGAGGAGGCCCTGCCGAAGGCCCTCCAGCTCGCGACCGCCCCCTGGTTCCGCACCCCCTCGACCTCGGTGACCGACACCTTCCTGCGCACCACGATCGCTCTGTCGAAGCCGGCGCTGCCGCGCGAGGTCCAGGACGCCTACCTCGCGCCGTACCGCGGCCGCTCCCGCCGCCTGGGCATCGATCAGTTCGTCGCCGACATCCCCGCCGCCGCGGACCACCCCTCGCGCACCACGCTGGAGCGGGTGGCCCAGGGCATCACGGAGCTCGAGGTCCCCACGCTGTTCGCCTGGGGCCCGCGGGACATCACCTTCTCGGACCGCTTCCTGCGCGATCTCATCCAGCGCGTCCCGCACGCGGACGTCCACCGCTTCGAAGGAGCCTCCCACCTGGTGTGGGAGGACGCCGACGTGGCCGGGCTGGTCGCCGAGTGGCTCGAGACCACCTTCGGCACCGCCGAGGAGCCCCGCAGCGCGGCACCGGCCTGGGCGCCGGTCTCCTCCTTCGCCGAGCCCGCGCCGGAGCGGCCGATCGGGGCGCGCATCGCGGAGCTCGCCGCCGACCCCCGTCACGCCCACCGACCGGCGGTCGTCGAGCTCGCCGGCCCGGACGGCGAGCCGCGGGAGATCTCCTGGTCCCTGCTCGACCGCCGTGTCGACGACATCGCCGCCGGGCTCCTCGCCCACGGCGTCCATCCCGGTGACCGGGTCAGCCTGCTGATCACCCCGGGCGCCGACCTGACCGGCGTCCTCTACGCCTGCTTCCGGATCGGCGCGGTCGCCGTGGTCGCCGACGCGGGCCTCGGCACCGCCGGGCTGACCCGCGCGGTCATCGGCTCCCATCCGGACTGGTTCATCGGCATCAAGCGCGCGCTCGTCGGCGCGCGGGCCCTGGGCTGGCCGGGTCGACGGATCTCCGTCGAGCAGCTGCCCACCGTGGACCGCGCGGCCCTGGGCGTGGAGACCTCCATCGCCGAGCTCGCCCGCTCCGGCGGGATGATGCGCGAGCTGGGGGCGCCGCTGAACGCCGCCTGGCCCGATCCCGATGCGGATGCCGCGATCCTGTTCACCTCCGGATCGACCGGCCCCGCCAAGGGCGCGGTGCTCACCCACCGCCAGCTGGGCGCGATGTTCGCCGCGGTGGGGGACACCCTCGACCTGGCGCCCGAGCGCGGGCTGGTCGCCGGCTTCGCCACCTTCGCCCTGCTGGGCCCGGCGCTCGGTGCGCCGACCGTGGTGCCCGACATGGACATCATGCGACCCGGCGAGCTGACCGCTCCGGCGCTGGCCGCGGCGATCGCGGCCCTCGGCCGACCGGCCGTGTTCACCGCTCCGGCCGCGCTGCGGAACATCATCGACACCGCCGATCAGCTCGACGACGCCGGACGCGCCGCGATGGCCGGCGCGGAGAGCTTCTTCTCCGCCGGGGCCCCGATCCCCGCGCACCTGCTGCGCGAGCTGCGCGACCTCATGCCCGACGCCCGGGCGCTGACCCCGTACGGCATGACCGAGTGCCTGGCCGTGGCCGCGATCGACCTCGACGGCATCGACGCCGCCGGCGAGGGCTCCGGCGTCTGCGTCGGCCGCCCGGTGCCGCGGGTCGAGATCGCGATCGCGATCATGGACGAGCACGGCATCACTACGGGGGAGATCACCGAGGAGCCCGGCGCGACCGGCGAGATCCTCGTGCGCGCACCCCACGTCCGCGACCGCTACCTGATGCTGTGGCGCACCACCCGCACGTCCATGCGCTTCGAGGGCTGGCACGCCACGGGCGATGTGGGCCATCTCGATGCCGAGGGTCGGCTGTGGGTCGAGGGCCGGGCGGAGCACGTCCTGTCCACGGCCGACGGCCTGTTCACTCCGGTCCGGATCGAGGAGGCCGCGGAGTCCGTGCCCACCGTGCGCCGTGCCGGTGCCGCGGCCGTCGGCCCTCGCGGCACCCAGCAGGTGGTGGTGATCCTCGAGACCGAGGACGGCTACCGCCCCGGCGCCGCCGGTCGCCCCCGCCCCACCGAGCCCTCCCTGCAGGAGGCCGTGCGCCGCGCGGTCCGGGACAGCTCCGGCGCGGAGGTGGTCGCGGTGTTCACCACCCGTGCCCTGCCCACCGACATCCGCCACAACTCGAAGATCGATCGCGCGGCCCTGTCCCGCTGGTCCGCGCAGACCCTCGCGGGCGAACGGGCGGACTCCCTGTGAGCGCCCCGACGATCCTGGTCACCGGCGCCTCCGGCATGCTCGGCGGCGCGGTCGCGACCGTGCTCCGGGACCGCGGCGCCACGGTCCGCGCCTTCCAGCGCCGACCGGCCGGGATCGACGGGGTCGAGGACATCACCGGTTCGCTGACGGACGCCGCCGACGTGCGGCGTGCGGTGACCGGAGCCGACGCCGTCATCCATCTCGCGGCCAAGGTCTCGATCTCCGGACCGGAGCACGAGTACCGGGCGATCAACATCGAGGGCACCCGCCACGTGGTCGACGCCCTGCGCGCCCAGGGCGGGGGAGCGCTCGTGAACGTCTCCTCGCCGTCGGTCGCCCACCTCGGTCGGGCGATCGTCGGGGCCGATGCGACCCCCGCGGATCCCTCGATGGCCCGCGGTCCGTACGCGCGCACCAAGGCCGCGGCCGAGCTGCTGGCCATGGAGGCCGACGGCACGGACGGGCTGCAGGTCACGTCCGTGCGACCGCATGTGGTGTGGGGCCCGGGGGACACCCAGCTGGTGGGCCGGATCGTGGATCGTGCGAGCCGCGGACGGCTCCCGCTGCTGGACGACGGCATGGCGCTGATCGACACCACCTACGTGGACAACGCCGCGGAGGCGATCGTCGCCGCAGCCGATCGGATCCATGAGGTCCACGGCGAGAGCTTCGTGGTCTCCAACGGTGAGCCCCGCACGGTGCGCGACGTCTTCGCCGGCTGGTGCGCGGCGGCCGGCGTCCCGGCACCGACCCTGCGGGTCCCGGGCGCGGCGGCCCGCTTCGCCGGCCGGCTGATCGAGCGTGTCTGGGAGAAGCGCCCCGGGCACGACGAGCCGCCGATGACCGAGTTCCTCGCCGAGCAGATGTCCACCGCGCACTGGTTCGACCAGCGACGCACCCGGGAGCGCCTGCAGTGGACGCCCCAGGTCAGCCTCGACGAGGGCAACGAGCGCCTCGCCGAGTGGTTCCGAGAGCATCCTGTCCTCTGAGTCCCGATCCGGACCATGGGTCCACCGCACGGAAGAGCACGGTCAACGCATGAACGAGAATCCCCCCGCCGGCACCGCGGGCACGGCCCCCGAGGACGACGCGACCCTGCTGGCAGAGATCGACGCCGAGCTGGCCGCGGAGCGCACCAGCCGCCCCCGTGCCGGACAGCGGCTCGTGGGCCTCGTGCTGCTGATCGGCGGGCTCATCGGCTGGCTCTCCTCGCTCGAGCTCCAGTCCGGCAAGGAGATCCTGCTCGCCGACCCGGGCGCGACGCTGTCCTGCGACGTGAACCCGCTGATCTCCTGCGGCAACGTCATGATGACCTGGCAGTCCTCGGCGCTGGGGATCCCGAACATGGCGATCGGGCTGGCCGGCTTCGCCATCATGGGCGCGATCGGCGCGCTGATGATCTCCGGCACGCAGCTGCCCACCTGGTTCCGCTGGGCACAGCTGGGGGGCATGACGTTCGCCGTCGGGTACGTGCACTTCCTGGCGATCTCGACGATCTTCTTCATCCGCGCCCTGTGCCCCTGGTGCATGGTGATCTGGAGCGTCACCGCCCCGATGTTCTTCGCCTCGCTCGCCCGCGCCGTCGAGAACGGGGATCTGCGCCCGCCGGCGCCGGTGGCGTCCCTGCTGCGGCGCTGGGTGGTGCTGACGCTGCTGTGGTACCTGCTGGTGATGGTGGTGATCGCCCTGGTGTTCCGTCGGCAGTGGCTGCTGATGCTGGGCCTCGGCTGACCGTTCCTCCCCAGAGCATGCTCGTCCCCACGGCGCAGCCACTCGTGGCGATCGGCGCCGGGCCCGTCCTAGGTTCGCGGGCATGGGAGCAGAGACGGGAACCGATCAGTCGCGGCGCGGCCGGTCCGGGCGGCACCGGCGGAGGCCCGGTGCGCTGATCGAGCGCCGGGACCACTCACCGACCCGGCCGTCCCGGTCCCTCCCCGCCCCCTCGCCCTCGGCCCTGGTGGGGCTCGCCGTCCTGGTGCTGATCGGGTTCGGCGTGGTGCATCTGTCCGGCTCGGGATCAGCGGTCCCACTGGAGGACGCGCCGACGGTGCAGCAGCCCTCGCCGGGCGACGAGAGCGGATCGCCGACCGCCGGTGCCGCCCGGGCGGACTCCTCGACAGGGGAGGCGGGGACCGACGACGGTCCGTCCTCCGCGGGCTCCGCCCCGTCCGCGGCAGCCGGGGACGGTGAGCAGGACACCGAGGCCGCGGAGATCGTCGTCCACGTCTCCGGAGCGGTCGCCGCTCCCGGGCTCGTCCGGCTGCCGCCCGGCTCTCGGATCGACGATGCGCTGCGCGCCGCCGGCGGCGCCCTGGAGGACGCGGACCTCTCCGCGATCAACCTCGCCCGCCCCCTCGTCGACGGCGAGCAGATCCATGTTCCCGTCCCGGGCGAGGAGCCGCGGCCGGACGCCGCCGCGGCGCCCGCGCAGGAGGGTGCGGCCGCAGGGAGCACCGGCCCCGGAGACGCGGCGCGGATCGACCTGAACACCGCGAACGCCGCCGAGCTCGAGGAGCTGCCGGGAGTGGGTCCGGCGATCGCGGAGCGGATCGTCGAGCACCGTGAGCGGAACGGCCCCTTCACCTCCGTGGAGGGCCTGCTGGAGGTCTCCGGGATAGGCCCGGCCACGCTCGAGGAGATCCGCGAGCAGGCGACGGTATGACCCGCGCCGACCTGCGCCTGCTGCCGGCCGCGACCTGCGTGTGGGCTCTCGCGGTGCTCGGCATCACCGCCGGGGCCGCGGCGGCCGTGGCCGGCGGGGCCGTCCTGGTCGCCCTCGCGCTGACCGCGGTCACGCTCCTCGGCCCCTCGGGCACGGGGCGGAGCATCCTCGCCCACCTCTGGATCCTGGTCCTGGCCGGTGCGCTGCTGTTCCCCGCGCTGCAGCGCCACGCCGGCACCGACGAGGCGCTGCGCAGCGCCGAGGAGCAGGGACTCGTCCTCGAGCTCACCGTGGTCGCGTCCGCGGACCCCGCTCCTCCCGGCAGCGGGCCGGACTGGGCCCGTGGCGGTCAGCAGCTGCGTGCGCGGACGGTCCGCGGCCCGGTCCGGATGGGCCGGGAGGAGGTGGCCCTGCCGGCGTCCCTGCCCGTCCTGGTGACCGCCGACGGGCGGAGCGCGACGGACCTGGCGAGGGTCCGGGACGGCGAGAGGGTGCTGCTGCGCGGGCGCGTCAGCGTCAGCGGCTCGCTCGTGATCCTGCGGGCCCTCGAGGTCCGACCGGTCGCCTCGACCGGTCCTGCGGGCCGGGCCCTGGCCGCACGCCACGCCCTGCGCCACCAGGCGCGGCAGGCCACCTCGCACCTGCCCGCCGACGAAGCCGCCCTGGTCCGGGGCATGACCACCGGCGACACCCGGGGGATGGGGGAGGAGACCGAGGAGATCATGCGCCGCGCCGGGATCTCGCACCTCGTCGCGGTCTCGGGCGCGAACATCGCGCTCGTCCTCCTGGCGGTGCTGGGACCGCTG is part of the Brachybacterium ginsengisoli genome and encodes:
- a CDS encoding GNAT family N-acetyltransferase; its protein translation is MPVRELTAEDLIAYRMLSAGAFGGSVDPSAADAPQSISPGRTLVGIDSSSIPGGQAGVIAAGAEIRYDRIALGGGVAGCGGIGGLSVHPAHRGDGLFGALVTGVLARCLAESLPLSMLYASNPSIYRRYGYQVVARPQSLIVPLVDLQRIAAVPDRRLVPVTEATMPRLRELHHELIAGDNAMLRREPPLFPEGLPALPWAAVLLEDASGTAHGYVSWTRRGDATDGIGLDVHELFGRTRSDRVALLRSLGSWSTVTELLRLRLRTDDPVLDVLPSGRARPDSSPVPLVMMRVVDTAATLRARRAPAVLGGTIRLDIEDGTVPEGTCRAAGSYLVTARDGAITVLEQEPSSAGDCDALGTCRLDVHAAALLLVGGRTLADARRLGLGAEADPAAEAFLDALLAGPRPSVLDAF
- a CDS encoding sugar phosphate isomerase/epimerase family protein; translation: MSPRRDRPSTDAPRDGARKPYTRPSSAHRSAREKLSKRLSAGDPRSEQDPQRRIPVGLSTSSVFPAGVEEGFRLASEIGFDGMEVMVSYPQDSRDPAILREYSERYELPILSLHAPTLFFLQGLWGRDAWVKIERTIEIAKELEVPTIVAHPPFRWQGRYATGFVEGVAALEEEHGIAIAVENMYPWRLGVRELLNYLPDHDPTDEDYAHVTVDLSHAATAGDDALEMIERLGDRLTHLHLADGSGRTTKDEHLPPGEGNQPCAEVLRRLANRGWEGSVLLEVTTSGNAEIRERTLRQSLDFARHHLGHHLENDADGGADGGDGGDVGSTTP
- a CDS encoding 3-oxoacyl-ACP synthase III yields the protein MGNGNTGIVHRNTSLLAVEMSLPQVTVTSDEIDEMLSPARKRLRLPKGVLQRVAGVYERRWWRDRDNGWKQGVVLAAERAMAKAGIMRDQVGLLINASVSRQHLEPAVSTGIHHSLGMPPSCMNFDITNACLGFVNAMTMAASMIDSGQIKYALVVGAEDVEEVQRGTIDRLNSKTSTRADFNNQFASLTLGSGAAAAVLGPADVHPEGHRLKHTQARAGTEHHELCVADMQDMRTDSAGLLENGIQLILDTWKGANEAGFDFKNLDVVIPHQVSSVYIRNFSKITGVGMDRIPVTLADWGNVAAEAVPMTLAHAQNDISRGQRVLLMGVGSGLNTAMMEVEW
- a CDS encoding alpha/beta fold hydrolase — encoded protein: MVSTTRSTGRRRASTPDAIEIPEQPGVDPRLHRSLEVRDHTGEPRRWHLLDSGPLLAERGITPRGTLLAVHGNPTYSFLFRSLVREDIPWRLIAVDQLEMGYSERTGLKRRYQDRITDLSLLTDALSLRGPVVTVGHDWGGLISAGWALDNRHDLAGMILTNTGVHQKLEEALPKALQLATAPWFRTPSTSVTDTFLRTTIALSKPALPREVQDAYLAPYRGRSRRLGIDQFVADIPAAADHPSRTTLERVAQGITELEVPTLFAWGPRDITFSDRFLRDLIQRVPHADVHRFEGASHLVWEDADVAGLVAEWLETTFGTAEEPRSAAPAWAPVSSFAEPAPERPIGARIAELAADPRHAHRPAVVELAGPDGEPREISWSLLDRRVDDIAAGLLAHGVHPGDRVSLLITPGADLTGVLYACFRIGAVAVVADAGLGTAGLTRAVIGSHPDWFIGIKRALVGARALGWPGRRISVEQLPTVDRAALGVETSIAELARSGGMMRELGAPLNAAWPDPDADAAILFTSGSTGPAKGAVLTHRQLGAMFAAVGDTLDLAPERGLVAGFATFALLGPALGAPTVVPDMDIMRPGELTAPALAAAIAALGRPAVFTAPAALRNIIDTADQLDDAGRAAMAGAESFFSAGAPIPAHLLRELRDLMPDARALTPYGMTECLAVAAIDLDGIDAAGEGSGVCVGRPVPRVEIAIAIMDEHGITTGEITEEPGATGEILVRAPHVRDRYLMLWRTTRTSMRFEGWHATGDVGHLDAEGRLWVEGRAEHVLSTADGLFTPVRIEEAAESVPTVRRAGAAAVGPRGTQQVVVILETEDGYRPGAAGRPRPTEPSLQEAVRRAVRDSSGAEVVAVFTTRALPTDIRHNSKIDRAALSRWSAQTLAGERADSL
- a CDS encoding NAD-dependent epimerase/dehydratase family protein; protein product: MSAPTILVTGASGMLGGAVATVLRDRGATVRAFQRRPAGIDGVEDITGSLTDAADVRRAVTGADAVIHLAAKVSISGPEHEYRAINIEGTRHVVDALRAQGGGALVNVSSPSVAHLGRAIVGADATPADPSMARGPYARTKAAAELLAMEADGTDGLQVTSVRPHVVWGPGDTQLVGRIVDRASRGRLPLLDDGMALIDTTYVDNAAEAIVAAADRIHEVHGESFVVSNGEPRTVRDVFAGWCAAAGVPAPTLRVPGAAARFAGRLIERVWEKRPGHDEPPMTEFLAEQMSTAHWFDQRRTRERLQWTPQVSLDEGNERLAEWFREHPVL
- a CDS encoding vitamin K epoxide reductase family protein encodes the protein MNENPPAGTAGTAPEDDATLLAEIDAELAAERTSRPRAGQRLVGLVLLIGGLIGWLSSLELQSGKEILLADPGATLSCDVNPLISCGNVMMTWQSSALGIPNMAIGLAGFAIMGAIGALMISGTQLPTWFRWAQLGGMTFAVGYVHFLAISTIFFIRALCPWCMVIWSVTAPMFFASLARAVENGDLRPPAPVASLLRRWVVLTLLWYLLVMVVIALVFRRQWLLMLGLG
- a CDS encoding ComEA family DNA-binding protein; translated protein: MGAETGTDQSRRGRSGRHRRRPGALIERRDHSPTRPSRSLPAPSPSALVGLAVLVLIGFGVVHLSGSGSAVPLEDAPTVQQPSPGDESGSPTAGAARADSSTGEAGTDDGPSSAGSAPSAAAGDGEQDTEAAEIVVHVSGAVAAPGLVRLPPGSRIDDALRAAGGALEDADLSAINLARPLVDGEQIHVPVPGEEPRPDAAAAPAQEGAAAGSTGPGDAARIDLNTANAAELEELPGVGPAIAERIVEHRERNGPFTSVEGLLEVSGIGPATLEEIREQATV